Proteins encoded by one window of Filimonas effusa:
- a CDS encoding energy transducer TonB: MQAKNILQADFLDILFENRNQLYGAYTLRKNYNKRLMASLGIMTALCSLFYASTLFAGGADKNAALQFNEIIIETEAIPPKEDAIPEPPAPLPTPPAELEDVSTVRSTTLTIVEDSKVNPENEVPPVETIETAIISNVNHLGTATDPGLVAPPVATGPGTGSGSIKGTGMEVLNDGPVVTVSIQARFPGGTDAWRRFLEKNLNRDEPVANGAAPGSKLTVIVSFVVDRDGNVSDVKAENDPGYGTAAEAVRVIKRGPQWMPAEQNGRKVIYRQRQSITFMVDEE; this comes from the coding sequence ATGCAAGCCAAAAACATTCTGCAAGCCGACTTCCTCGACATTTTGTTCGAGAATAGAAACCAGTTATACGGTGCTTATACTTTACGGAAAAATTATAATAAAAGATTGATGGCATCGTTGGGGATCATGACTGCCCTTTGTAGTCTCTTTTATGCAAGTACATTATTCGCGGGCGGAGCTGATAAGAATGCAGCACTCCAGTTTAATGAGATAATAATAGAGACAGAGGCGATACCTCCTAAAGAAGATGCCATCCCCGAGCCACCTGCTCCACTGCCTACACCACCGGCAGAACTGGAAGATGTTAGTACTGTCAGGAGTACAACGTTAACCATTGTGGAAGATTCAAAAGTAAATCCGGAAAACGAAGTACCCCCGGTAGAAACAATTGAAACTGCCATCATTAGTAATGTGAATCATCTGGGCACTGCTACCGACCCAGGTTTGGTGGCGCCACCGGTAGCTACCGGCCCTGGAACAGGAAGTGGTAGTATCAAGGGAACCGGCATGGAGGTTTTGAATGATGGTCCTGTTGTTACTGTAAGTATTCAGGCACGTTTCCCCGGTGGCACAGATGCCTGGCGCAGATTCCTCGAGAAAAACCTGAACAGGGATGAACCCGTTGCCAATGGCGCGGCTCCCGGAAGCAAGTTGACAGTTATCGTTTCTTTCGTAGTAGATAGAGACGGAAACGTATCGGACGTAAAAGCAGAAAATGATCCCGGGTACGGTACCGCAGCCGAAGCGGTAAGAGTCATCAAAAGAGGTCCGCAATGGATGCCTGCCGAACAAAATGGCCGTAAGGTGATCTATCGTCAGCGCCAGTCCATCACCTTTATGGTTGACGAAGAATAA
- a CDS encoding energy transducer TonB, with product MEANKILTADILDIIFEGKNKEYGAYELRKTYSKRLVTAMIAMLAVCLLMFAAVILGKSKKTENTQIIVQDVQLEDVKQKEEEKKPEAPPPPPPPRAEPPKVEITKFTPPKIVKDAEVKQEDKIQEVEKLEDTRIGTINQEGLKDPNIVAPPVEASGTGTVAAPAAPKEDYDKEFKTVQIQAKFPGGDQEWRRYLERSLNRDLPVENGAPPGNYTVVVSFLVDKDGSISEVKAENSPGYGTAEEAVRVIRKGPKWIPAVQNGRNVIYRQRQSITFQVAEE from the coding sequence ATGGAAGCAAACAAAATTTTAACAGCCGATATCCTTGATATCATCTTCGAAGGGAAGAACAAGGAATACGGTGCATATGAACTGCGAAAAACGTACTCAAAGCGTCTGGTTACAGCTATGATCGCGATGCTGGCGGTATGTTTGCTGATGTTCGCTGCGGTGATCCTGGGTAAATCCAAGAAAACGGAGAACACGCAGATAATTGTACAAGACGTACAGTTAGAAGACGTTAAGCAGAAGGAAGAGGAGAAGAAGCCTGAGGCTCCCCCTCCACCTCCGCCTCCCCGCGCTGAACCTCCCAAAGTGGAAATCACCAAGTTCACTCCTCCCAAAATTGTGAAGGATGCTGAGGTGAAGCAGGAAGACAAAATTCAGGAAGTTGAAAAACTGGAAGATACCCGTATTGGTACTATCAACCAGGAAGGTTTAAAAGATCCCAACATCGTAGCTCCTCCAGTAGAAGCCAGCGGTACCGGTACTGTTGCCGCACCTGCTGCTCCTAAAGAAGACTATGACAAGGAATTTAAAACCGTACAGATCCAGGCTAAATTCCCCGGTGGTGACCAGGAATGGAGAAGATACCTCGAGAGAAGCCTTAACCGTGACCTGCCCGTTGAAAACGGAGCGCCTCCCGGCAACTATACTGTTGTGGTATCGTTCCTGGTGGACAAAGACGGTAGCATCTCTGAAGTAAAAGCCGAAAACTCTCCAGGTTATGGTACTGCTGAAGAAGCGGTGCGTGTAATCAGGAAAGGTCCGAAATGGATCCCTGCCGTTCAGAACGGCCGTAACGTAATCTATCGTCAAAGACAAAGCATTACCTTCCAGGTAGCTGAAGAATAG
- a CDS encoding ExbD/TolR family protein — protein sequence MAEMDTSGGGGHKKGPGVKKGKKQSTRVDLTPMVDLGFLLITFFIFTTTMSSPTAMKLFMPKDADKPEEQNKAKESGALTILLGKDNSVFYYEGILDPAGANFKASNFKEIRDVIINKKKSTPADDFVIVIKPNEECKYKNVIDIMDEMPINAVKRYALVDISEGENQLVKATEASNSLP from the coding sequence ATGGCAGAAATGGATACCTCGGGTGGTGGCGGGCACAAGAAAGGCCCAGGGGTCAAAAAGGGTAAGAAGCAGTCTACCCGTGTAGACTTGACACCGATGGTTGACCTGGGCTTCCTGTTGATCACCTTCTTCATATTCACGACAACCATGAGCTCTCCTACGGCTATGAAGCTTTTCATGCCGAAAGACGCCGATAAGCCGGAAGAGCAGAACAAGGCAAAAGAATCAGGCGCTTTGACCATTCTTTTAGGGAAAGACAATTCTGTTTTTTACTATGAGGGTATATTAGATCCTGCGGGAGCTAATTTCAAAGCTTCTAATTTCAAAGAGATCCGCGATGTGATTATCAATAAAAAGAAATCTACTCCTGCAGACGACTTTGTAATTGTGATTAAGCCGAATGAGGAATGTAAGTATAAAAACGTGATTGACATTATGGACGAGATGCCGATTAATGCTGTAAAGCGTTATGCACTTGTAGACATTTCAGAGGGTGAAAACCAGCTGGTAAAGGCTACAGAGGCGTCTAACTCACTTCCTTAA
- a CDS encoding ExbD/TolR family protein yields the protein MARPKIPRKSTAVDMTAMCDVAFLLLSFFILTTKFKPSEAIEVTTPSSVASKVAPEKDVLLVTITKSGKVYLGMDNADRRRDVLNTLNVTKQLGLSDADLESIAKLEFFGVPVGNLKQQALMPKEQQTDRVLPGIPIDTTNNQMIDWMRAAATVYAGQPMNLLVKGDNDASFPSFKNVMTSFKKNELFKFQMVTNPESVPQGTALWNANLAGIKPEE from the coding sequence ATGGCAAGACCGAAAATCCCGCGGAAAAGTACCGCGGTAGATATGACTGCGATGTGTGATGTTGCCTTTCTTCTGTTGTCTTTCTTTATCCTGACAACGAAGTTCAAGCCTTCCGAGGCGATTGAGGTGACAACTCCGAGTTCGGTTGCGTCCAAGGTGGCTCCTGAAAAAGATGTGCTGCTTGTTACCATTACCAAATCCGGTAAAGTTTACCTGGGTATGGATAACGCAGACAGAAGAAGAGATGTTTTAAATACGTTGAACGTTACCAAACAACTCGGACTGAGCGATGCTGATCTTGAATCAATCGCGAAACTCGAATTTTTTGGTGTACCTGTAGGCAATTTGAAACAGCAGGCGCTGATGCCTAAGGAACAACAAACCGACAGGGTGTTACCTGGTATTCCAATTGATACTACCAACAATCAGATGATTGACTGGATGCGTGCGGCAGCTACCGTTTATGCAGGACAGCCAATGAACCTGCTGGTAAAGGGTGACAACGACGCAAGTTTCCCGTCTTTCAAGAATGTAATGACTTCATTCAAGAAGAACGAATTATTTAAATTCCAGATGGTTACCAACCCGGAAAGCGTACCGCAGGGAACTGCGTTATGGAATGCAAACCTGGCGGGTATCAAACCTGAGGAATAA
- a CDS encoding MotA/TolQ/ExbB proton channel family protein, producing the protein MAETKPTATAAATKSVSVQPKRKGNAISWIAPLVCLIVGYCIWRFILGDPTKFSHPDKDASHWFWPAHDGPIGALNKMYLGGIIVPILLACLLTVVTFVIERLLTVSKAAGTSNNAEFIRKVQFHLANKDVDKAIVECDKQKGSVGNVMKAGLRKYKEMIGNTELDTEQKVLNIQKEVEEATALELPMLEKNLVFLSTLASVSTLLGLLGTVVGMIRSFSALGESGGGEAAQKLSQGISEALYNTALGIGTSAVSIIMYNVFTTKIDGITYGIDESGFTLTQSFAANYK; encoded by the coding sequence ATGGCTGAAACTAAACCGACTGCAACAGCAGCAGCGACAAAGAGTGTGTCTGTACAACCGAAGAGAAAGGGTAATGCAATTTCATGGATTGCTCCACTTGTTTGCCTCATCGTAGGTTATTGTATCTGGCGTTTTATCTTAGGAGATCCTACTAAATTTTCTCATCCTGACAAAGATGCTAGTCATTGGTTCTGGCCTGCTCACGACGGTCCGATTGGCGCTCTGAATAAAATGTACCTGGGTGGTATCATCGTACCTATCCTGTTAGCTTGTCTTTTAACTGTGGTAACTTTCGTGATCGAAAGGTTATTGACTGTATCTAAAGCTGCTGGTACTTCGAACAATGCTGAATTCATCCGCAAAGTGCAGTTCCACCTGGCTAACAAAGACGTTGACAAAGCTATCGTTGAATGCGACAAACAAAAAGGTTCTGTTGGTAACGTAATGAAAGCTGGTTTGCGTAAGTACAAAGAAATGATCGGCAACACTGAGCTGGATACTGAACAAAAAGTACTCAACATTCAGAAAGAAGTTGAAGAAGCTACTGCTCTTGAACTGCCTATGCTGGAAAAAAACCTGGTGTTCCTTTCTACACTGGCTTCTGTATCTACCCTGTTAGGTCTGTTAGGTACCGTTGTGGGTATGATCCGTTCTTTCTCTGCTTTAGGTGAAAGCGGTGGTGGTGAAGCTGCTCAGAAACTGTCTCAAGGTATCTCTGAAGCCCTTTATAACACAGCCTTAGGTATCGGTACTTCTGCTGTATCTATCATCATGTATAACGTGTTTACCACTAAAATCGACGGTATCACTTACGGTATCGACGAATCTGGTTTCACACTGACTCAAAGCTTTGCTGCGAACTATAAATAA
- a CDS encoding ABC transporter permease: protein MTLTDSFSLAYRTVRSNKLRTGITVAIIAFGIMALIGIVTAIEAMNRGLRDSFSLMGANGFSISYKERFRFGNNQSATQKTKKGGKKQKKSNLDKPIRQAEAELFKQSFHYPVLVSITLNGRGGNELRYQDKKTNPNVRLTGGDENYLRVNGYTLETGRNFSTLDLETGRSVCILGSDVATRLFGENYTRGMDKMIRVGNSPYRVIGILKSKGASAMMRADNVAITTYNNVRRLGNSAPSFNIGVMANDVQFLEPAVNEATALFRGIRKLHPTEDDNFVVEKSDKLAATFIGLLSSIQGAAGAIGLITLIGAAIGLMNIMLVAVSERTREVGLIKAIGGKKRNIRQQFLFESTIISVAGAVLGIILGVLVGNLFALFMGTGFVVPWGWVITGIVICTLVGLGAGLWPALKAANLNPINALRYE from the coding sequence ATGACGCTAACAGATTCCTTTTCACTCGCCTATCGTACAGTACGCAGCAATAAGCTGCGTACCGGCATCACAGTAGCTATTATAGCCTTTGGTATAATGGCCCTGATTGGTATTGTAACTGCCATAGAAGCCATGAACCGTGGTCTCAGGGATAGTTTCTCACTAATGGGGGCCAATGGCTTTTCTATATCCTACAAAGAGCGTTTCCGGTTCGGGAATAACCAGAGTGCCACTCAAAAGACCAAAAAAGGCGGTAAAAAGCAAAAGAAATCGAACCTCGACAAGCCTATCCGGCAGGCCGAAGCGGAGCTGTTCAAGCAGTCGTTTCATTACCCGGTGCTGGTAAGTATTACACTTAACGGCAGGGGAGGTAATGAGCTCAGATACCAGGATAAAAAAACCAACCCGAATGTAAGGCTTACGGGAGGGGATGAGAATTACCTGCGGGTGAATGGCTATACCCTCGAAACCGGCCGTAATTTCAGCACACTTGACCTGGAAACGGGGCGCAGCGTTTGCATCCTGGGAAGTGATGTGGCGACCCGTTTGTTTGGGGAAAACTACACCCGTGGAATGGATAAAATGATCCGGGTAGGTAATTCCCCCTACCGGGTAATCGGCATCCTGAAAAGTAAGGGGGCCAGCGCTATGATGCGGGCCGATAACGTTGCTATCACCACTTATAATAACGTTCGCCGGCTTGGTAATTCCGCACCTTCCTTCAATATAGGTGTGATGGCCAATGATGTGCAATTTTTGGAACCGGCTGTTAATGAAGCTACCGCGTTGTTTCGTGGTATCCGGAAGCTACATCCTACCGAGGACGACAACTTCGTGGTAGAAAAAAGCGATAAACTGGCCGCCACTTTTATAGGGCTGCTCAGCAGTATTCAGGGAGCTGCCGGGGCCATAGGATTGATCACGCTTATAGGCGCTGCCATTGGTTTAATGAACATTATGCTGGTTGCGGTAAGCGAGCGAACCCGTGAGGTTGGTCTTATCAAGGCTATAGGCGGCAAGAAGAGAAATATACGTCAGCAATTCCTTTTTGAATCTACGATAATCAGCGTAGCCGGGGCTGTTCTGGGCATCATATTAGGGGTATTGGTGGGCAATCTGTTTGCCTTATTTATGGGTACAGGCTTCGTGGTTCCATGGGGTTGGGTGATCACAGGTATTGTAATTTGTACACTTGTGGGACTGGGAGCGGGTTTGTGGCCTGCCCTCAAAGCAGCCAACCTGAATCCTATCAATGCTTTGCGGTACGAATAA
- a CDS encoding NADH-quinone oxidoreductase subunit N produces MNAIILSAIWGVVMMFSSVLVKNKGAFRHIAALGLLVLLAANICDSYGPSFFPINTHDMLRFDSFGLFFNSIAIASTLIFVLLSGKDIEKAGSYVAEYFVLIFFVLCGVCILSSFNTLLMLFLGIEILSIPLYILTGSDKRNLKSNEAALKYFLMGSFSTGIMLMGIALVYGGTGSFQLEVIRSVFGSYKGVSFLEVTGLLFLLVAMCFKVSAAPFHFWTPDVYDGAPAVFTSFMATIVKAAGFIAFLKLFDARVADTSTAVNWKMLFCIIIISTLLIGNITAVFQQSVKRMLAYSSIAQAGFMLFALFSLNDFAREGLLLYAAAYSLATIGIFAILLKMKDYTFEGFNGLAKKQPLLAAANTVFLLSLAGIPLTAGFFAKYYMLASVVKTGGYTWMVVVGVLFAAVSAYYYFRVIQAMYFKDGEGRTEEVSGSFKIGVALLAGLIILFGIQPQALLNWFYF; encoded by the coding sequence ATGAACGCGATCATACTTTCGGCTATCTGGGGTGTTGTAATGATGTTTAGCAGTGTTCTTGTAAAGAACAAGGGCGCTTTCAGGCATATTGCTGCCCTGGGGTTGCTGGTATTGCTGGCAGCAAATATCTGTGACTCTTACGGACCTTCTTTCTTCCCCATCAATACCCACGATATGCTGCGGTTCGACAGCTTTGGGTTGTTCTTTAATTCTATCGCTATAGCCTCTACGCTCATTTTTGTATTGCTGAGCGGTAAGGATATTGAAAAGGCGGGCAGTTATGTGGCCGAGTATTTTGTGCTCATATTCTTCGTGCTTTGTGGCGTTTGTATATTGTCTTCGTTCAATACGCTGCTGATGTTATTCCTTGGCATCGAGATACTGTCTATACCGTTGTATATTTTAACGGGCAGCGACAAGAGGAATCTCAAAAGCAATGAGGCGGCCCTTAAGTATTTCCTGATGGGTTCTTTTTCTACAGGTATCATGCTCATGGGTATTGCCCTGGTTTACGGCGGTACAGGTTCCTTCCAGCTGGAAGTGATCCGTTCTGTATTTGGTTCGTACAAAGGAGTGTCTTTCCTGGAGGTTACGGGTTTATTGTTCCTGCTGGTAGCCATGTGTTTTAAAGTGTCTGCTGCTCCCTTCCATTTCTGGACACCTGATGTGTACGATGGGGCGCCGGCGGTATTCACTTCTTTTATGGCAACTATTGTAAAAGCCGCTGGTTTCATCGCCTTCCTTAAGTTATTCGATGCCCGCGTTGCGGATACTTCTACTGCTGTAAACTGGAAAATGCTGTTTTGCATTATCATCATATCCACACTGCTGATCGGTAATATCACGGCGGTATTCCAGCAAAGCGTGAAACGAATGCTGGCTTATTCCAGTATCGCCCAGGCAGGGTTTATGCTGTTTGCGCTTTTCAGTCTGAACGATTTTGCCCGCGAGGGATTGCTGCTGTATGCGGCGGCTTATAGCCTGGCGACCATCGGTATTTTTGCTATCCTGCTGAAAATGAAGGACTATACTTTCGAAGGTTTTAACGGGCTGGCTAAAAAGCAGCCTTTACTGGCCGCTGCCAATACCGTATTCCTGTTATCCCTTGCTGGTATCCCGCTTACTGCAGGTTTCTTTGCCAAATATTATATGCTGGCGTCTGTAGTAAAAACAGGGGGTTATACCTGGATGGTGGTGGTAGGCGTGCTGTTTGCTGCGGTTAGCGCCTATTATTACTTCAGGGTTATACAGGCAATGTACTTCAAAGACGGCGAAGGCCGTACCGAAGAGGTGAGCGGTTCCTTCAAAATTGGTGTTGCCCTGCTGGCAGGTCTCATCATCCTGTTTGGTATTCAGCCGCAGGCATTGCTCAACTGGTTCTATTTCTAA
- a CDS encoding complex I subunit 4 family protein, giving the protein MIPVLLILIPVITGLIAFFLPGEKAPKIWTLLSAIVTLGVAVAGVYSHRAAELNFDESWIPMLGARFSLSMDGMAKMLCLLTAASFPLVFGATYRNDYPKPGNFYGLMLLLQAGLMGVFLASDCLLFYFFWELALIPAYFLCSAWGGERRIAVTFKFFVYTFLGSLLMLVAILYIYFRTPDQSFALESFYNVQLTAKEQGWLFWAFFIAFAIKMPVFPFHTWQPDTYEQAPTAVTAILSGVMVKMGLYAVIRWLLPVFPEAVAHFDHCVIWLAVAGIIYASLIAIRQDDIKRLIAYSSIAHIGLMAAAIFASHKAGGEIGLQGVMIQMFNHGVNVIGLWIVVDAIEQQLGSRKFSELGGLAQRAPGLAILFVIMAFANIALPLTNAFVGEFMMFNGLFRFSFAAAAVAGISIILAAVYTLGMVQKVFYGNTVPRTENAVDSDLSVKLMLAILAVVIIGLGVYPQPMIQLTNDAVEAVITKFHSI; this is encoded by the coding sequence ATGATCCCTGTCTTACTTATACTGATCCCCGTTATTACAGGTTTGATTGCTTTTTTCCTTCCGGGAGAAAAGGCACCCAAGATCTGGACGCTGTTATCGGCAATTGTTACCCTGGGGGTGGCAGTAGCAGGTGTTTATTCTCACCGTGCTGCCGAGCTGAATTTTGATGAATCGTGGATACCTATGCTGGGAGCCCGGTTTTCATTGTCAATGGATGGAATGGCTAAGATGTTATGCCTGTTAACGGCTGCTTCTTTCCCACTTGTTTTTGGCGCCACGTACCGTAACGATTATCCCAAGCCGGGTAATTTTTATGGCCTGATGTTACTGCTTCAGGCAGGATTGATGGGCGTATTTCTGGCGTCGGACTGCCTGTTGTTCTATTTCTTCTGGGAGCTGGCGTTAATTCCTGCTTATTTCCTTTGCTCTGCATGGGGAGGTGAAAGAAGGATTGCTGTTACTTTCAAATTCTTTGTATATACCTTCCTGGGATCGCTGCTTATGCTGGTAGCTATCCTGTATATTTATTTCCGCACGCCGGATCAGTCTTTTGCGCTGGAGTCGTTCTATAATGTACAGCTTACTGCAAAAGAACAAGGCTGGTTGTTCTGGGCCTTCTTTATCGCCTTTGCTATCAAAATGCCGGTATTTCCTTTCCATACCTGGCAGCCGGATACCTATGAACAAGCTCCCACGGCCGTTACAGCCATCCTGAGTGGTGTAATGGTGAAAATGGGACTTTATGCGGTGATCCGCTGGTTGTTACCTGTATTCCCTGAAGCTGTAGCGCATTTCGATCATTGTGTGATATGGCTGGCGGTTGCAGGCATCATATATGCTTCGCTGATAGCCATCAGGCAGGATGATATCAAACGCCTGATCGCGTACTCTTCTATTGCGCACATAGGCTTAATGGCTGCTGCGATTTTTGCGAGCCACAAAGCGGGTGGTGAAATAGGTTTACAGGGTGTAATGATACAGATGTTCAACCACGGCGTAAACGTAATAGGATTGTGGATCGTGGTTGATGCCATTGAGCAGCAGCTGGGTTCCCGCAAATTCAGTGAATTAGGCGGCCTTGCGCAGAGAGCGCCAGGTTTGGCTATCCTTTTTGTGATAATGGCATTTGCGAATATTGCGCTTCCGTTGACCAACGCCTTTGTTGGTGAATTTATGATGTTCAACGGGCTGTTCCGTTTCAGTTTTGCTGCTGCTGCGGTAGCTGGTATCAGCATTATCCTGGCTGCGGTTTATACTTTGGGAATGGTACAGAAAGTATTCTATGGAAATACCGTTCCGCGCACCGAAAACGCTGTAGACAGCGACCTGAGCGTAAAGCTCATGCTGGCTATTCTGGCGGTAGTGATCATTGGTTTAGGAGTATATCCGCAACCTATGATCCAGCTGACCAACGATGCGGTGGAAGCCGTGATAACAAAATTTCATTCGATTTAA
- the nuoL gene encoding NADH-quinone oxidoreductase subunit L gives MTNLVYLVPLFPLLGFLINGLFRKSLSKPAIGIIGSGAILASFLVSCSLFGSVYSATHGNPGQVIPTTVLFDFINTSSFKIQFAFLADQLSCLFLLIITGIGFLIHVYSTAYMHEEREEHFGRYFAYLNLFVFSMLLLVLGGNFVIMFIGWEGVGLCSYLLIGFWFKNNNYNYAAKKAFVMNRIGDLGFLLAVFWLLAKLGTVDYHEVFSAASIAKLTPTDITAITLLLFVGAAGKSAQIPLYTWLPDAMAGPTPVSALIHAATMVTAGIYMIARSNVLYSLSECAQHVVAIIGLATALFAATIAIKQNDIKKVLAYSTVSQLGYMFLGLGVGAYTGAVFHVMTHAFFKALLFLGAGSVIHAMHHEQDIRKMGGLKKHLPVTHLTFLLACLAIAGIPPFSGFFSKDEILAAAYAHSPIYWGVGVATAGLTAFYMFRLYATTFLGTFRGTHDQEHHLHESPSAMTIPLIVLAVLSVLGGFLGVPEVLGGGHWLHHYLSPVITSEKAHTLEHSTEYMLMGISVALAVVAIVIAVSRFSKRPQLDDATGAGKVLENKWYIDELYDAVIVNPLLKLAGFLKNVVEKSGIDGIVNGTGRFVHYFSRQLRLLQSGLVGSYILFMVLSIVVLFLVFWNQTIILQFLQKIF, from the coding sequence ATGACTAATTTAGTTTATTTAGTACCATTATTTCCTTTGTTGGGATTCCTGATTAACGGCCTCTTCCGGAAGTCGTTAAGCAAGCCTGCAATAGGTATAATCGGAAGCGGAGCCATCCTGGCATCCTTCCTGGTATCGTGTTCTTTGTTTGGTAGTGTTTATTCTGCTACGCACGGTAACCCCGGTCAGGTAATACCTACCACTGTATTATTTGATTTCATCAATACCAGTAGTTTCAAGATCCAGTTTGCCTTCCTGGCTGATCAGCTTTCGTGTCTTTTTCTGCTGATCATTACCGGTATCGGTTTCCTGATCCATGTATATTCTACAGCTTATATGCATGAAGAGAGAGAAGAGCATTTCGGCAGGTACTTCGCCTACCTGAACCTGTTCGTATTTTCTATGCTGCTGCTTGTGCTTGGTGGTAACTTTGTGATCATGTTCATTGGATGGGAAGGTGTGGGGCTTTGTTCTTACCTGCTCATCGGCTTCTGGTTCAAGAACAACAATTATAATTACGCAGCGAAGAAAGCTTTTGTGATGAACCGTATTGGTGACCTGGGTTTCCTGCTGGCTGTGTTCTGGCTGCTGGCGAAACTGGGAACCGTTGATTACCACGAGGTATTTTCTGCGGCAAGCATTGCAAAACTGACTCCAACAGATATTACCGCTATCACCCTGCTTCTGTTTGTAGGTGCTGCGGGTAAGAGTGCGCAAATTCCTTTGTACACCTGGTTACCCGATGCGATGGCGGGTCCAACACCGGTATCGGCGCTTATCCACGCCGCTACCATGGTTACGGCAGGTATCTATATGATTGCCCGCAGTAATGTGCTTTATTCTTTGAGCGAATGCGCTCAGCATGTAGTAGCTATCATTGGCCTGGCTACTGCGTTATTCGCCGCTACGATTGCGATCAAACAAAACGATATTAAAAAAGTACTGGCTTATTCTACGGTAAGTCAGCTTGGATATATGTTCCTTGGACTAGGTGTAGGTGCTTATACCGGCGCTGTTTTTCACGTGATGACACATGCTTTCTTTAAGGCATTGTTGTTCCTGGGCGCCGGTTCTGTTATTCATGCGATGCACCACGAACAGGATATCCGTAAAATGGGAGGTTTGAAAAAGCATCTTCCTGTAACGCATCTTACTTTCCTGCTGGCTTGTCTTGCCATTGCAGGTATACCTCCTTTCAGTGGTTTCTTCTCCAAAGATGAAATTCTGGCTGCGGCTTATGCGCACAGTCCCATTTACTGGGGTGTAGGTGTAGCAACTGCCGGTCTTACTGCTTTTTATATGTTCCGCTTATATGCGACTACCTTCCTGGGTACTTTCAGAGGTACACATGACCAGGAGCATCACCTGCACGAATCGCCGTCTGCTATGACCATTCCTTTGATTGTACTGGCGGTGTTGAGTGTACTGGGTGGTTTCCTTGGGGTGCCCGAAGTGCTGGGCGGCGGTCATTGGCTGCATCATTACCTGTCGCCTGTAATAACATCGGAAAAAGCACACACGCTGGAACATAGCACTGAGTATATGCTGATGGGGATTTCTGTTGCGCTTGCTGTTGTGGCAATAGTGATTGCGGTAAGCCGCTTCAGCAAAAGACCGCAGCTCGATGATGCTACCGGTGCTGGCAAAGTATTGGAAAATAAATGGTATATAGATGAGTTATACGATGCCGTAATTGTTAATCCGCTGCTGAAACTGGCTGGTTTCCTGAAAAATGTAGTGGAGAAATCGGGCATCGATGGCATCGTAAACGGAACCGGACGTTTCGTCCATTATTTCTCCCGCCAGCTTCGCTTGTTACAAAGCGGGTTGGTAGGCAGCTATATCCTGTTTATGGTGTTGTCTATTGTAGTACTCTTCTTAGTGTTCTGGAATCAAACTATTATTTTACAATTCCTGCAGAAAATATTTTAA
- the nuoK gene encoding NADH-quinone oxidoreductase subunit NuoK: MPIQYYIALAACLFCIGVVGVLVRRNAIIIFMCIELMLNAVNLLLVAFSKMYHGTAYAHDVNSTAGIEGQLFVFFIMVVAAAEVSVGLAVIVMMYRNVHSTDVNFLNRLKN; this comes from the coding sequence ATGCCAATTCAATATTATATCGCCCTGGCTGCCTGCCTGTTCTGCATTGGAGTGGTAGGGGTGCTGGTGCGCCGTAACGCCATCATCATCTTTATGTGTATAGAGCTTATGCTTAACGCAGTGAACCTGTTGCTGGTGGCTTTCTCTAAAATGTATCATGGAACGGCTTACGCTCATGATGTGAACTCTACAGCAGGTATTGAAGGGCAGTTGTTCGTATTTTTTATTATGGTAGTAGCGGCGGCGGAGGTTAGTGTGGGACTGGCTGTTATTGTAATGATGTACCGGAATGTGCATTCAACGGACGTGAATTTCCTGAACCGGCTTAAAAACTAA
- a CDS encoding NADH-quinone oxidoreductase subunit J family protein: MGTTQVLFWFLSALALVSAIMVLASKNPVHSVLWLIVVFFAISGHYILMNAQFLAIVNLIVYAGAIMVLFLFVIMLMNLNNAKEPRKNLWMQLAGVISGGILFLIMISVVRSSADMVNRTAQLKEGSIGLISALGKTLFTDYVVPFEISSVLFLSAMVGAVVIGKKD, from the coding sequence ATGGGTACAACTCAAGTATTATTCTGGTTTTTAAGTGCGCTGGCACTTGTAAGCGCTATTATGGTGCTGGCAAGTAAGAACCCGGTTCACAGCGTACTGTGGCTGATTGTTGTTTTCTTTGCCATTTCGGGCCACTATATCTTAATGAACGCCCAGTTCCTCGCCATTGTGAATCTTATTGTATATGCAGGTGCTATCATGGTATTATTCCTGTTTGTGATAATGCTTATGAACCTGAATAATGCCAAAGAGCCGCGGAAGAATCTGTGGATGCAGCTGGCCGGGGTGATTTCAGGTGGTATCCTTTTCCTTATCATGATCTCTGTAGTACGTTCTTCCGCGGATATGGTGAATCGTACCGCACAGTTGAAAGAGGGGAGCATTGGCCTTATCAGTGCGCTGGGTAAAACCCTGTTCACGGATTATGTAGTGCCTTTTGAAATAAGCAGTGTATTATTCCTTAGCGCCATGGTGGGTGCTGTGGTTATTGGAAAGAAAGACTAA